In the genome of Gordonia rubripertincta, one region contains:
- a CDS encoding MSMEG_0567/sll0787 family protein, whose translation MRTSSTDVVGGELSILAGRRRVAARPDFLITVADTAAEHAAYRSMRHREFVDQQGLFAHTDLDDTDDDPRTVVLVATLADGTIAGGVRVAPVRWDGSSDTEDIGWWFGSRLVVADPGHAAGIGPALVRAACAHIEQKGALRFDATVQDRYARMFRRLGWDDCGAGPVIAGQAHREMRWPIHRIQRTVDGTKAVLAEVLAPFADQDGGLGAAGFRGDDGVPLPGTDVIAACDAIIPSMIERDPEWAGWCSVLVNINDLSAMGARPIGLLDAVGAPTTSHLTRIIRGISDAARAWQTPVLGGHTQVGVPSALSVTALGTTSSPLRAGGGAVGDTVTLHADLGGSWRPGYHDRQWDSTSSRSSDQLCSMAGHLATVAPTAAKDVSMAGIAGTLGMLAEASGTGAELDVTAVPRPNEASMGAWLTCFPGYAMLSADRRRAEVPAPSTLTIADCGRLTAEPGVRLRWPDGAVTVVVASTVTGLGAA comes from the coding sequence ATGAGGACATCCAGCACAGACGTCGTCGGAGGTGAACTGTCGATCCTCGCCGGTCGACGCCGCGTCGCCGCGCGGCCGGACTTCCTGATCACGGTCGCCGACACCGCCGCCGAACATGCTGCCTACCGGTCGATGCGACACCGCGAATTCGTCGACCAGCAAGGGCTTTTCGCGCATACCGACCTCGATGACACCGACGACGATCCGCGCACGGTGGTCCTCGTCGCGACGTTGGCGGACGGCACGATCGCCGGCGGTGTTCGCGTCGCGCCCGTGCGCTGGGACGGATCGTCGGACACCGAGGACATCGGCTGGTGGTTCGGCAGCCGGCTCGTGGTCGCCGACCCCGGGCACGCAGCCGGGATCGGTCCGGCACTCGTGCGGGCGGCGTGTGCGCACATCGAACAGAAGGGTGCACTACGGTTCGACGCCACCGTGCAGGACCGCTACGCACGGATGTTCCGGCGGCTCGGCTGGGACGACTGCGGCGCCGGCCCGGTGATCGCCGGTCAGGCACATCGGGAGATGCGGTGGCCGATCCACCGCATCCAGCGGACCGTCGACGGCACCAAAGCCGTTCTCGCCGAGGTACTTGCACCGTTCGCCGACCAGGACGGCGGACTCGGCGCGGCCGGTTTCCGCGGCGACGACGGTGTCCCACTGCCCGGCACCGACGTGATCGCAGCCTGCGATGCAATTATCCCGTCGATGATCGAACGCGACCCCGAATGGGCCGGATGGTGTTCGGTGCTGGTCAACATCAACGACCTGTCCGCGATGGGGGCACGGCCGATCGGCCTGCTCGACGCCGTCGGCGCACCCACGACGTCGCATCTGACCCGCATCATCCGCGGTATCTCCGATGCCGCACGCGCCTGGCAGACCCCGGTTCTCGGCGGTCACACCCAGGTCGGGGTGCCGTCGGCGCTGTCGGTGACGGCGTTGGGGACCACCAGCAGTCCCCTGCGGGCCGGTGGCGGCGCGGTCGGCGACACGGTGACATTGCACGCCGATCTCGGCGGGTCGTGGCGACCGGGTTATCACGACCGCCAGTGGGACTCGACGAGTTCGCGGAGCAGCGACCAATTGTGCTCGATGGCAGGTCATCTCGCGACGGTCGCGCCCACAGCGGCGAAGGATGTGAGCATGGCCGGGATCGCCGGGACGCTCGGCATGCTCGCCGAGGCGTCGGGCACCGGAGCCGAACTCGACGTCACCGCTGTTCCGCGCCCGAACGAGGCGTCGATGGGCGCGTGGCTGACGTGCTTTCCCGGGTACGCGATGCTCAGTGCGGATCGGCGTCGTGCCGAGGTACCTGCCCCGAGCACCCTGACCATCGCGGACTGCGGTCGTCTCACCGCGGAACCGGGCGTGCGCCTGCGATGGCCCGACGGCGCGGTGACGGTGGTGGTGGCGTCGACGGTCACCGGGCTGGGGGCCGCGTGA
- a CDS encoding carbon-nitrogen hydrolase family protein, translating into MSTATLGALAAHFGRDVERGVSKAVGIVEAAARDGVDLLVFPDATLGGYLGDLRNPDPDELPPALDPDGPELAAIIAAAGDTTVCIGYTEAGGDKHFNTAVCVSGDGILGSHRKVHQPAGESLAYAAGDEFRAFDTPVGRIGMLIDYDKTFPESARTLALDGARIIAALSAWPASVTDRAARLPADRQSRLFDLYDCARAAENQVFVVSSNQTGVMGSLRFLGQAKVVGPGGDILATTRSKGGLAGVTVDVDAEIDRARRVLSHLAELRPDTYRSVRPQAGSIADLS; encoded by the coding sequence ATGAGCACTGCCACCCTCGGTGCTCTCGCCGCGCACTTCGGCCGCGACGTGGAGCGCGGTGTGTCCAAGGCCGTCGGCATCGTCGAAGCAGCCGCGCGCGATGGCGTCGACCTGCTCGTCTTCCCGGACGCCACCCTGGGCGGCTACCTCGGCGACCTGCGCAATCCCGACCCCGACGAGCTGCCTCCGGCGCTGGATCCCGACGGACCCGAACTGGCCGCGATCATTGCCGCCGCAGGCGACACCACGGTTTGTATCGGTTACACCGAGGCCGGCGGCGACAAGCATTTCAACACGGCGGTGTGCGTGTCCGGGGACGGGATTCTCGGCTCGCACCGAAAGGTTCACCAGCCCGCCGGTGAGTCCCTGGCCTACGCGGCCGGTGACGAGTTCCGTGCCTTCGACACCCCGGTCGGCCGGATCGGCATGCTCATCGACTACGACAAGACGTTCCCGGAATCGGCCCGCACCCTCGCCCTCGACGGCGCGCGGATCATCGCCGCCCTGTCCGCGTGGCCGGCGAGCGTGACCGACCGCGCCGCCCGGCTCCCCGCCGACCGCCAGTCACGACTGTTCGACCTGTACGACTGCGCCCGCGCCGCGGAGAACCAGGTGTTCGTGGTCTCGTCGAACCAGACCGGCGTGATGGGCTCGCTGCGGTTCCTCGGACAGGCCAAGGTCGTCGGTCCCGGCGGCGACATCCTCGCCACCACACGGTCGAAGGGTGGACTGGCCGGCGTCACCGTCGACGTCGACGCGGAGATCGACCGTGCCCGCCGCGTGCTGAGCCACCTCGCCGAACTGCGCCCGGACACCTACCGCAGCGTGAGACCTCAGGCCGGGTCGATCGCGGACCTATCATGA
- a CDS encoding MSMEG_0565 family glycosyltransferase has translation MTGVDSPSLRVALLTYSTKPRGGVVHTLNLAEAMARLGVDVTVWSLARGGDDGFFRAVDPAVSLRLVPFADRENETITDRIVRSIDTLRDAFDASAYDIVHAQDCISANAVGTCIRTIHHLDQFTTPILVECHEKAVVNPYARICVSRAVADEVEHGWGLTPDVIPNGVAYERFANAASDVSEAIEARARWTGKLGEYVLAVGGIEPRKGSIDLLNAYAMLRERHPELSLVFAGGETLFDYRDYRADFDRRRAQLDVEPIVLGNVPDDELPSLVAASRVFAFPSVKEGFGLAAMEALSAGRPVVTRELPILREVFGDTVSYASTVPELADALADALTPDPTRVDAGRSLAASLTWEDAARRHLEFYARHPMPTRT, from the coding sequence ATGACCGGTGTGGACTCCCCCTCACTCCGCGTCGCGCTGCTGACCTACTCCACCAAACCCCGTGGCGGCGTGGTCCACACGCTGAACCTGGCCGAGGCGATGGCGCGACTCGGCGTCGACGTGACGGTCTGGTCGCTGGCCCGCGGCGGTGACGACGGATTCTTCCGCGCGGTGGATCCGGCGGTGTCGCTGCGGCTCGTGCCGTTCGCCGACCGGGAGAACGAGACGATCACCGACCGCATCGTGCGGTCCATCGACACCCTGCGCGACGCCTTCGACGCGAGCGCCTACGACATCGTGCACGCCCAGGACTGCATCAGCGCGAACGCCGTTGGGACGTGTATCCGCACGATCCATCACCTCGATCAATTCACGACGCCGATCCTCGTCGAATGCCATGAGAAGGCCGTCGTGAATCCGTATGCGCGGATCTGTGTGTCGCGGGCGGTCGCCGACGAGGTTGAGCACGGCTGGGGGCTGACACCGGACGTGATCCCCAATGGGGTTGCGTACGAACGGTTTGCCAATGCGGCGTCGGATGTATCGGAAGCTATCGAGGCGCGCGCCCGGTGGACTGGCAAGCTCGGCGAGTACGTGCTGGCTGTCGGCGGGATCGAACCGCGCAAGGGCAGCATCGACCTGCTCAACGCATATGCGATGCTTCGTGAACGGCATCCGGAGCTGTCGCTCGTCTTCGCCGGCGGGGAGACGCTGTTCGACTATCGGGACTACCGAGCTGACTTCGACCGTCGCCGGGCCCAACTGGACGTCGAACCGATCGTCCTCGGCAATGTGCCCGACGACGAGCTGCCGTCGCTGGTCGCGGCCAGTCGGGTGTTCGCGTTCCCATCGGTCAAGGAAGGGTTCGGGCTGGCCGCGATGGAGGCGCTGTCCGCGGGGCGACCGGTGGTGACGCGTGAGCTGCCCATTCTCCGGGAGGTGTTCGGCGACACGGTTTCCTACGCGTCGACGGTGCCCGAACTCGCCGATGCGCTGGCGGACGCGCTCACGCCCGACCCGACACGCGTCGACGCCGGCCGGTCGTTGGCCGCGTCGTTGACGTGGGAGGACGCGGCGCGTCGTCATCTCGAGTTCTACGCCCGGCATCCGATGCCCACGCGCACATGA
- a CDS encoding DMT family transporter, which translates to MTHPRAAERAGILAVMLTAFLWGTSGTVAALAPALSAVTIGAVAMSGGGLLQGAVNARAVRAGWPSLVQRWPTVLAGGVCVAIYPLCFYGSMRIGGVALGTVVSLASAPLFSAVIERVAEGRALTTRWCVACALGIAGSVALALSRSESSHGDSVTGSTASAWGVVLGLGAGATYAGFSWAMRRLMNQGLARGASAGGVMGLGGVLLLPVVAVCVPSVIDHPESLGVLAYLIVVPQFLGYVLFSRGLGRIDSSTATTITLIEPAVATVLAVVVLSESITAIGWAGIAVLAVALVLLMAPARRRRSVSVERRRTHNGTPAVDEEDMHEAVPRGRRST; encoded by the coding sequence ATGACCCATCCGCGCGCGGCGGAGCGCGCCGGGATTCTCGCCGTCATGCTGACGGCTTTTCTGTGGGGCACGTCGGGAACGGTCGCGGCCTTGGCTCCCGCACTGAGCGCGGTCACGATCGGTGCCGTCGCGATGTCGGGCGGCGGATTGCTGCAGGGTGCCGTCAACGCTCGCGCGGTGCGTGCCGGGTGGCCGTCGTTGGTGCAGCGGTGGCCGACGGTGCTGGCGGGCGGCGTGTGCGTGGCGATCTACCCGCTGTGCTTCTACGGCTCGATGCGGATCGGTGGCGTGGCGCTGGGCACCGTGGTGTCGCTGGCGTCGGCGCCGTTGTTCTCGGCGGTGATCGAACGGGTGGCGGAGGGTCGGGCGTTGACGACGCGGTGGTGCGTCGCGTGCGCCCTGGGCATCGCCGGCAGTGTTGCGCTGGCCTTGTCGCGCAGCGAGTCGTCGCATGGTGACTCGGTCACCGGCAGCACCGCGTCGGCCTGGGGTGTCGTACTCGGGCTGGGCGCGGGCGCGACCTATGCGGGGTTCTCGTGGGCGATGCGACGCCTGATGAACCAGGGACTCGCCCGCGGGGCGTCGGCCGGTGGCGTCATGGGACTGGGCGGGGTGCTGTTGCTGCCGGTGGTCGCGGTATGCGTGCCGTCGGTGATCGATCACCCGGAAAGCCTTGGCGTCCTCGCCTATTTGATCGTCGTGCCTCAGTTCCTCGGTTACGTGCTGTTCAGCCGCGGGCTGGGACGGATCGACAGTTCGACCGCCACCACCATCACCCTCATCGAACCGGCGGTCGCCACGGTGCTGGCGGTCGTCGTGCTGTCGGAATCGATCACCGCGATCGGCTGGGCGGGCATCGCGGTGCTGGCGGTGGCGCTCGTCCTGTTGATGGCTCCCGCTCGGCGTCGGAGATCGGTTAGCGTCGAGCGGAGACGTACGCACAACGGCACCCCCGCCGTGGATGAGGAGGACATGCATGAAGCAGTTCCGAGAGGCCGTCGAAGCACGTGA
- a CDS encoding nuclear transport factor 2 family protein — protein MKQFREAVEARDAQAMQDLLADDVVFTSPVAFKPYPGKAITSAILRGVLRVFTDFRYVREINDEGGRDSALVFEATVNGKAVTGCDFIHVNDDGKIDDFMVMVRPLSGAQALAEAMGAQFDQIAAEAAAETTGGANA, from the coding sequence ATGAAGCAGTTCCGAGAGGCCGTCGAAGCACGTGACGCGCAGGCGATGCAGGATCTGCTCGCCGACGACGTCGTGTTCACCAGCCCGGTCGCGTTCAAGCCGTACCCGGGCAAGGCGATCACCTCGGCGATCCTGCGGGGCGTGCTGCGCGTCTTCACCGACTTCCGCTACGTCCGGGAGATCAACGACGAGGGCGGTCGGGATTCGGCGCTGGTCTTCGAGGCCACCGTCAACGGCAAGGCCGTCACCGGCTGCGACTTCATCCACGTCAACGACGACGGCAAGATCGACGACTTCATGGTGATGGTCCGGCCGCTGTCGGGTGCGCAGGCCCTCGCCGAGGCCATGGGTGCACAGTTCGATCAGATCGCGGCCGAAGCAGCCGCCGAGACAACGGGCGGTGCCAACGCATGA